ctaaacagaaaggactaATAAGCTAGAGCCCTCCCTTTTTCAAAACGGTGTTCGCTAGAGGGCatgttactgcctttttactcTCACATATATAGACGTATTCGTGCCTAGAGTGTGGAGCAGTGGTTTTCAACGATATAGTGGTTACGGTTTCAACGTGTCCGAGACTGACGCGATTTACAACTTAGACGCAATGGCGCACAATTAAATTTCGGCACACTGTGGGCTTTGCGGCTGTGCCACTGTACGGaccgctaatccgcttaccttcgtcatgcaggtcgGTGTTCCATATACTCTTTTTGCTAAGAAATCTAGTAATTATTGTctggtgcagctgccgagcccacagtgcTGCTTCTGCCTTGCTGTTGAATGTGTCAATGTGATTCGTGCTTTACTATTACTATCGGGCGATGTTGAAACAAATCCGGGACCACCTAATACTGATGCTGTTTTGTCCGAACTGCAAAAGTTGAGCGCTGGTCAGAGAAAACTTATTTCTGAAGTCCAAGGCCTGAAAAATCAACTAGTAACAACAGATAAAACAATATCTGCCCTAAGTGAACGAATTGCGAATCTTGAAACCCAATTTGAGGTAATTAGTACCCTGCGAACAGAAATCGAAACACTTCAAACCAGCACTGCTAGAACGACCCACCAGCTTTCCGAGATAGACACACGTCTGGATGATCTTGAGAACCGCTCAAGAAGAAACAATCTAGTATTCTATGGACTTCCCGACCCAAATGAGAAAGAATCATATGACCaatcagaaaaaataataatccaGCACTGCCTTGACAGCTTGAACCTCGTAATCGACCCTAAAGACATAGAGCGCGCACACCGCCTTGGCCGTCACAGCATTGACCGCCAAAGACCTATAATAGTGAAGCTGTCTGCTTTCAAAACCAAAGGGGTCATTCTTTCGAATGGCCCTAAGCTTAAAAATACAGATTTCAGTATCGGCGAAGATTTTTCTCGGTCCGTCCGAAATGCCCGAAAACACCTTGTGGCTTTCGCCAGAACCAAGTCAGGACCCTTTTCCCTTCGATACAAAACGCTGCACATGGGACCAAA
The genomic region above belongs to Amblyomma americanum isolate KBUSLIRL-KWMA chromosome 9, ASM5285725v1, whole genome shotgun sequence and contains:
- the LOC144105723 gene encoding uncharacterized protein LOC144105723; protein product: MQVGVPYTLFAKKSSNYCLVQLPSPQCCFCLAVECVNVIRALLLLSGDVETNPGPPNTDAVLSELQKLSAGQRKLISEVQGLKNQLVTTDKTISALSERIANLETQFEVISTLRTEIETLQTSTARTTHQLSEIDTRLDDLENRSRRNNLVFYGLPDPNEKESYDQSEKIIIQHCLDSLNLVIDPKDIERAHRLGRHSIDRQRPIIVKLSAFKTKGVILSNGPKLKNTDFSIGEDFSRSVRNARKHLVAFARTKSGPFSLRYKTLHMGPKRYMFDQDTQTVKEIA